In Oncorhynchus tshawytscha isolate Ot180627B linkage group LG08, Otsh_v2.0, whole genome shotgun sequence, the genomic window ttgaaatacatccacaggtacacctccaattgacgtcaattagcctatagGAAGCTTCTaaaaagccatgacattttcaggaattttccaagctgtttaaaagcacagtcaacttagtgtatttaaacttctgacccactggaattgtgatacagtgaaataatctgtctgtaaacaattgttggaaaaattacgtgtcacgcacaaagtagatgtcctaaccgacttgccaaaactatagtttgtaaacaagacatttgtggagtggttgaaaaacgagttttaatgactccaacataaaagtgtatataaacttccgacttcaactgtacataacttCACACATAATACTTTGCATGTGGGGCACAAGTGGGGACAGAAGTGTAGCTTTACTGAAATCTTATTTTAGTTGTGAAGACTAGGCTTTGAATGACAGAGGTTGCAAAGTGAAAGCCTCCTTAGGATAATATTAATGCCACATGCCTATGGAAGATTGAATAGGGCTGTCTTCTCAATACTCCAACCCAAGGAACGGATATTATCACGACTATAATAAATAAGCACTGTCTCATATATTGGAGGTAGAGGCCCCTGTTATTTTGAGTTCCGGGGGAAATTTACTGTTACCAGTTAAGTATGGTCAACAAAATCCTCCCCTGAAATAGGCCTAGCTAATAGACCCCGAGAAAACAAGAACAAcatggagtggagagaggaatggTGGACTTGAACTTGAACCTAACGTAGTGCTATCTTTGACCTCTCTGCGAGCCTTAAGGGCGCAGCGAAAGTTGCTCTCTGACCTTGCCCTGTTGGATATGGGCAAATTAGTCTGGGGCTTTTCGCGTGTGGTATGACTTTTTTTTCTGTCAGGCGgcgtttttttttctcttcacGTCCCGAACCCTTTCGCCTGCCTAATCCAAAACCAGCACGCAGTTATAATTAATCATGTAAAGGTTCACTGAACTAAACACTGAAGCCAACGGGCTTTGCTGTAAACCAACagcgcctgtctgtgtgtatgtaggcGAGGCGCAGCTGTTTGATTGACGGCCATTCTCCTTTACAAAATGTAAAATCCCTCCCTTGGAGGGTGGAATTTCAGACATGTCTGTTCAGGGCCGTGGAGGGTGCCACCCCAGAGTGGAGACAATGGCTTTCAGCTTATTCAGTGGCTGTCTTTAGTTAACTCTGGTTATTTTGCAAGGGTTATAGAGGTATACCTTGTCCACACCCCGTGGACAGTGCCACAGATTTTCCATATTTCTCAGCCAGTTCTTCTATCCAGTAACTAGAGAGCACTCATGTCTCTGCATGGGTCCCAAGACAAATCAGTGCATTGTGGCAGTGATGTACAATAACAATGTAAGTTGATGGTGCATTGGACAATAGTCAAATCAATATAATTTAGAATCAGTTCATGCAAGGCAAACATTGACAATAGACGAGATACCAGCAGTGATTAATACATTACCATAATTTACAGTAAGTTCATGGTTAATTAGCCTCCGCAAGAAATCTTAACGTTGTTTATTATAACTAAATTACTGAGAAAGGAGAAACATGAGTCAATATGAAAGTGAACCATCACaccaaaatgtaatattttaggCACCTTGGTGAACTATTGGCTATCAGGCTAAAATGTATTTGAGCGAGATCCGAATTATTTTAGTGCAATACACAAAATATTAATGTTTCCAAATAGACAGAATTCAATTTCCACTATAATAGAAGTGTCCCCCATTCTCACCTGTTGCGCATTTTCCTTTATTCAGGACTTTTATTTCAGGCTTCTCCTCGCTCACCGCTTTCAGGCTGGCAACTTTCAAGTCGCAGCCAGTTTTATAGGTCACTCCATCGGAGCCACACACTTCGTATTTGGTCTTGCAGGCGCAAACTCCGAGCTTTGTCTTCTTGTTCTTGTCGCTCTTAACGCACTCCAGTCCAGAGGCGCAACGCTTGGCTGTGGTTCCGCGCCCCCTGCATGGCTCCCCCTCTCCAGCCGCGCAAAGTGAACAACAACCGCAGGAGTCGAAAATCGTGCCAGACTTGCAGCCCACCTCTGGGAGAGCGTCGCACAGACTGGGTTCACAAGCGCCACAACTGCGCGGCACTCGGTCCGCAAATGCGGACGTAAGTGACAACGATAAGACCACAGCGAAAAACACTAACATGTTGCTTGCTGAGATTACAGTTGCGGTTCTGTATGTGTATCAGACTCTTACAATGTGAAGCACTGTACAGTTATCAGCGATTTTGTTGAAGATCAACCACGCCCCTAAACTCCATCTTTGATTTCCATGTCTCCATCGAAGTTAAGGTCTAAGTCCCCATTATACATTTACTTACTTTGCAATTAACCAAATGCCAGTTAatacaaaatgttttattttactgatgtaacttaactcaattaCTTCAACTTTGAGCACATCTGATGTCATCAATTTCTGGATCATAAAATTCACAAAATAACACACCTTTCATGCAATTTACACTGGAAGTTCATAGTACAAATGTAGTATCCATTGATCAACCATGACTGTGGTCGTTATCTTAAATACATACATTTCTTGCATGTCATTTGCCAGTTAGTCTTCAATCACAACACCAAGTTATCCTGGGTAGAACAGGGAGTGGTTACCTTTCAAAGTAAACCTGCATGTACATGCTACAGTATATACCAGTCACAAACAGATCTTGACACTGACTTGGTTTGTCAGATATGAACGTGTTGGATACTCCATGTCCACAAGGTCTGATTCTCTCTGATGGACCGTGGTCCACTCTAGATCTTAGTTTAGTGGTCACCAACCATGGTCCTGGAAAGATACATGGTGTACAGTGCAGGTGTTTGTTCCAACCCAGCGCTAACAAACGTAATTCTTCAACTCATCATGAAGATTGACTGAATAAGGGGAAGGGGCTATGGCATTGACATGATTGGGGCTACAGTCTCTTTCTCTACTATCAGATGGAAAACCTCTTTCACTTGATGTATTTGGAGACAAAGGAAGAAGCGATGTCCCTGTAAGGCGTGTCCGAGTCGGAGCGCGTGGGGGGGATGCGGCACAGCCTCCGGAAGCGAGGAGAGCGCAGGAGCAGGTTGTGGCCCAGTCCCACACAACTGGAGCTTAGCCAGTACAGAGCCATGGACTGgggaagaaagaggaagggagaaagagagcgttCAGCAGAGACAAATAAGCAAAGTTGAATTCCATGCATAGCCGTAAAATTTAATTCAACCGAAAGCTTTGAGTTGCATACGGTTAGCCCTTCATAATTATATCTGGAAAAGCATTACCAAACATCACCTTGCTAAAATATATCTAACTAAACCAAAGATCGTGAAGAGCTTCTGATTTTTTTCAGTCTCCCTTTGCAGCATTTCACAAGGCCTACTCTCACGTGGACCAGTGCGTTTTGGGTTCCTCTTCGGCAGTTTCTTATGCAACTACGATGGTGCTCCGAGGGAGACACAACAAAAATTACGCTCCAGATTATCGAATCAGATTGAGGGAGGGGCTAGATTGGGAGGCTGCATCAGTGTATCTGGGAAAGATAGGAACAAGAGAGGGCTTTCAAAGCCAGATGGGGGTCTTCAGGGACAAACAGGGTTTGTCTGTGGCAACATCTGCCCAACTGTAGAGTGTacagagtgtgtatgtgtctgttgcACAGTGTCCCAGATAAGCGAGACGTCCTGTGCATGGGTCTGTGGACTTGGTGGAACTATCACCAAAGTCGGGGAGAAAACATCCTCAGTGTTTTTTCTGCTATCACCATTTAGGTGGCCTCCTAAACAAAGTGTTCGTCTCATCCATCCCTTATGTAATGTGATGGGTGGATAGGCGCACGGGGCAATGGAGGTTATGCCTGTCTGggcaagagggagacagaggtgtGTCTGAAGTCTTTTGTTTCAGCGCTAGTGGGAGGGTGTTGCCATAGGGATGGCTAGTGAAATGTGCTAGCTGTCTTCATTTACTGGGGGAAAGTGATGTGGCATGTTTAACAGCTTTTGTGAGGACATGTTGTTGAAGGACAAATGGTTTGTGGTTGCGTGTGCTGACACATAcaagcatgcagacacacacacacacagacttacggAGGGCACGGTGGCAGCTATGGGTATCATCAACAGAGAGATCCCTCTGATAAAGTTGGTCACATACTTCTGGAACTTGGACGCTTCCATCCTCCGCAGAGCAAATACCTGACAACACAAATAAACTAGACTGAAGGGAAACATTCGCGGTGAAAATCTCAACATTCTCATTGCTACTGGGAAATTAATTCTGGTTTTTAATATATATTCACGGGTCAGCGAGGGATGCAGAATGACCAATCTCtcaatgtatttgtcacatgctgtgtagactaacagtgaaacgcttaaagggatacttcgggattttgacAATGCACAGCGCTACTTCCTCATAGTCAGATTAACTCATGGGGACCATTTTTATGtttctgcatccagtatgaaggaagttaggtagtttcgcaagccaatgctaactagtgttagcgcaatgactagATGTCTATGGGATCTACTAGCTtgctagcagttaccatagacttcGTCATTGCACTAATGCTAGTCAGCAACTTCCTTCTTG contains:
- the igfbp7 gene encoding insulin-like growth factor-binding protein 7 gives rise to the protein MLVFFAVVLSLSLTSAFADRVPRSCGACEPSLCDALPEVGCKSGTIFDSCGCCSLCAAGEGEPCRGRGTTAKRCASGLECVKSDKNKKTKLGVCACKTKYEVCGSDGVTYKTGCDLKVASLKAVSEEKPEIKVLNKGKCATAPVIVTSPGEVYNVTGSQVYLSCEAIGIPTPVITWKKVTSGKQRMELLPGDRDNLAIQTRGGPEKHEVTGWVLISPLTKEEAGSYECHAVNAKGEASAVGTIHVVESIDDIPVKKVAKDDEL